DNA from Podarcis muralis chromosome 13, rPodMur119.hap1.1, whole genome shotgun sequence:
ATAAGACAGTATTGGTATACTTTATTTTTGCATCACATCTTTTTCAGAATGGTATGTGATTGGTTCATATAGGATGCATAATTTCAAAGATACGGGATTATCTGTCAGTGTGATGCAGGAGTTGGGTCACATGGTACATTTTATTGTAGGTATGGATTGAttaattcaattttttaaaaataatgctgtGAAGTCAGTAATATCCTATTAATAATCTTAAATTCAGAAGAGATTGATGTTAGTTCAAGATAGGAAATGGTTGAGTGATGATATCTGATGTATCACTGAAGGacataaaaaaagcaaaaagtttCCTTTTACCCAGTTTGATGAATTTTAAAGTCGTGCATGGTAAAATAATGAATGATATAATTAGCTGTGGGGCCTCATCCATTATCTCTTCAATCTTCCTGAATTgttgcagcagcaagaatatatGGCACATAATggtactgataataataatattgagccTGGTGGTCTGTCAAAATACAATGTTACATTGACACCTACTCACTAAGAATCAGCATGGAGGCAAAGAAAGAATATGAATTGTCTTTCGAATTTGACCTATTTCTATTTTTTTCAGACATGGATGACTGTTTCAGATGCCCAGAAGATCAATATCCAAACAAAATGAAAAGCCAATGCATCTTCAAAACTCTGAGCTTTCTTTCCTATAAAGAACCTTTTGGGATCGGCTTAGCTTCCAttgctctttctttttcccttctcACAACTCTGGTGTTAGGCACTTTTGTGAAACACAAAGATACcgccattgtcaaagccaacaaccaagccctcacctacactctcctggtCTCTCTTCTGCTTTGCTTCCTATCTTCTTTGTTGTTCCTCGGCAGACCTGGGAAAGTGACATGTATTCTCAGACAACCTGCTTTTGGCATGATATTCTCTATGGCTGTTTCTTGCATGTTGGCCAAAACAATCACTGTAGTtgtagctttcatggccaccaagccaggctcTAGCATGAGGAAGTGGGTAGGGCAAAGACTGACCTACTCTGTTGTAGTTTCCTGTTCTTTTATTCAATCTATTGTTTGTACTTTGTGGTTGATGACATCTCCCCCATTCCCTGATGTAGATATGCACGCTGTAACCACAGAAATCattgtgcaatgtaatgaagggtctgtgaccctgttttactgtgtcctgggctacatgggccttctggctgttgccAGCTTCATTGTGGCATTTCTGGCCCGCAGATTacctgacagttttaatgaagccaaattcattaccttcagcatgttgctcttttgcagtgtttggctttcTTTTGTTCCAACTTACCtcagcaccaaagggaaatacatggtagtgGTGGAGATcatctccatcttggcctccagtgctgggatattgggctgcatctttgctcctaaatgctacatcattgtctTGAGGCCAAAGCTGAACAACAGAGAGCACCTAATAAGGAGAACGCATTAAAGACTCTTTGTAATGTGCCCTCATTGCCACATTACACCTCATTGTGCATTACACCACAATGCACCCCTATTGTTCAAGACCAAATATATTTTTACTACCTGCCTTCTTATTGTTCCTGTTGCTGCTCCAGGTCTACTTCAACCTTATTAAATTACCACCATATATTATCCAATTAAATAAACCAGTTTGGGAAGTGATGGATTGTCATGCATTCTGAGCATTTAAATCAAAAAATTTGGGGAGAttttacactctctctctctcttcctcttcctttcctatGCTGTGTCAAAGGAACATTAGAACCATGTTATATAGTGTTTTCAAATAGGTACATCAGAAAACACCATAAAATGGGAAGTGGGAATTGTCCATCAACATTCCATATCCCTCACTAGGAAAATGATCCATGTGGTATCTGGCTTTGAGGGATTGTTTGCGGTGTtgggtcagagagagagaaaatcgaAGTCTGACCCACTGCTCTGCAATCCTGTATAAATGTGCTGACAGAGGTAATCTTGCATGTGGTGTTGGAGAACCCTCACACTTTGATGTTGGGGGATGTCAATGAAGGACATCATGACCTTCATggcaaccatggggctgtctcaTTACATCAGTGGTCCAACGCATGTAGCTGAGCATGCCCTCAACCTGGCCTTCACCTCACCCATTGATTTACAAGCTAACTGTGAGTCTATTGCCATGGATAGTTGATTGCCGGCTGAGGTATGGGcttactgcagaccctccaagtgtccctactttccagggaAAGTTCCGGATTTACATAAGTcatcctggtttcttatttggaacttggaatgttccacttttccttaggctgaCCCTATTTTGATTGCTGAATGGAGATAGCTcagtctatggttgccatatttcaaaaagtgaaaatctggacataaaagctctttacctttttttttaatctgaagGGGGTGGGAAGGTTTGGGCCAAAGTTTTTTAAGGAATTTTGCCAAAttctacacttccgacatgggttgccatacatgaTAACAGTGTCCTATGGCTGAAACCCAGCTATgcctgggaaattctggatgtatgtcAACCTTAGCTCAGTCAGTCGGGCATGAAAATCTCTAAATCTCTTAACCTCTCATGGTTGTGCATCCCAGCTCCTCACTGGgcaaagggggttggactaaatgaccctggggtgtcccttccaactttacaagttTATCATTCCATGGcaggatgtccctcttttcagtGGAGTAATGTTGGACACAAACCTTTTTCTTGACTGGCTGTACTAGAGGTGGGCTTATTTTCCTTCTGCTAGGGTTTGGGCAGCTCAGCCAACAGTAGTTAAGTTCTGAGTTTTCATCTATTGTACTTTATCCCAGTGTGATTTAATTTTACATCAGCTTATTTTGTGTATGATTGCCCTGTAGGTCCCCTCACCTTTATGGCACAACTGTATTGTGCTTCATGTCTATTCTCCTGAGAAATGTGTGCTGTCCAGTGTTTGGTAAACCTGGAGTTTGGAAGCGATCTTTAATTTGGGATTTGTTGCTTTGTAATGCCCAagaaatttatttcatttttagctTCCCTGTGGAAACTAAACAAATTGGCACTTTTTGTGCCACTAAGGAACAGAGGTAACATGTGCACAGACTTCAGAAAAACACACAACCCAATGTTTCTTACGAAAAGAAATGCCCCTTTGAGCTAAAGCTTTGAAGAAGTTCTCTTTCTTTGCAGTTCTCCAAATCACTATAATTTGTTCACCAATGGAGGAAACAATTAGAAATCAGACAATGAGCAAGCCTGAAGTGATTATAATAAATAAGTCTCTGTACCATGAAGGGTAGGGGCATGAGAAAGGAAGGGCTCTATCAGTTTTATATGTTTCTCCTCCCTTATTTGTAGGTCAGAATTGAAATCAGAGTGTTAGCATTCTTAGGTGACATTTAAGGAATGTGTCTGTCGTGCTTTGGTTCTAAAATAAGACTTGTGGATTTTCCTTATTTTGCTGTATTGGCAGAGCCAGGCATCATCCACTGCAATCTGTTTATGTCAGTCAGCTGTTACTGATAGACAAAGGGGAATCTGGATGTGGAAAGAAGACAGGCTGCCTGGATGTGGTGGCTATTGGTCTTTCTGTTTCTGTTGTTTCCTACTATGGGAAAAGTAGATACTATGAAGTGCCCCATTCAAAATCCATTTCCAATTCCACACGAGTGGTATCAGCCAGGTGACTTCATTATTGGTGGGATTGCCTCTCAGATCTGTTATACTTTCTATGAAGAGTTCTTCAAGGTTCACCCTTCAGAGAATATGTTTGAACTTCCACAGTAAGGGTTTTCCCTCACCTTCTGTATCCTTCCAAATCCCCTTAACTTTTCCTTCAGGTCTTCTAGACTGTAAAGCCAGCGATAGGGAATTTCTTATCACTGACACCTAAGAGCTGGTGTAGGAAACTTTGTTTTtctctaaagaagaagaagaagaaaagtttggatttgatatcctgctttatcacttcccgaaggagtctcaaagcggctaacattctcctttcccttcctccctcacaataaacactctgtgaggtgagtggggctgagagacttcaaagaagtgtgactagcccaaggtcacccagcagctgcatgtggagaagcggagacacaaacccagttccccagattacgagcctaccgctcttaaccactacaccacactggctatttataataataataataataataataataataataataataataataataataaatcttccATTAGAAGAATGAATCTCAATTTCATAATTGGTTGCAGACCAATTGTGATAATGAACCAAAATTTTCTCACAGTAGTTCTAGCTGCCTTTTTGATTAGTgaagatgaaaaaaaaaaattatctgacagtaagcaccattgaactcaatgggatgaCCCTTCTGCTACAGTCTACTACGTGATAAGTCCCTTTGAATTCATTGAGACTTACATCCAGATTAAGCATATATAGAACTGCAGCTTTTATCGGCCGGAACACACCTCCTTTGTGATCACCTACTAAAAgagaaaagggatgcgggtggtgctgtggtctaaaccacagagcctagggcttgctgatcagaaggtcggcagttcgaatccccgcgacggggtgagctcccgttgctcggtccctgctcctgcccacctagcagttcaaaatcacatcaaagtgcatgtagataaataggtaccagcaggaaggcaaatgatgtttccgtgcactgctccggttcgctcagtcatgctggccacatgacccggaagctgtaggccggctccctcggccagtaaagtgagatgagtgcggcaaccccaaagtcgtccacaactggtcctaacggtcaggggtccctttacctttactaaaagagaaagcattattattatttttaatcaaatGAGTTTTATAGGTCAATCAAGAGATTAACAGCAGGTGTGTCAGAATACTGTACAGTATACAACTGTCCTGATGAAACATACATTTTCTAATGACTGTTATTCCATAGCTAAGAAAAAACATATACAATAATATTATTTCAATCTGAATTAGTTTGAGATAGAACTGACTCCTATTGTTGTAGGTTGACATGTATAATACAGTTCCCatctgaaattttcaaaaaattcacTTTATGTGCAGTATGATGACAAAATTCTACCAGCATGTCCTTGCCTTAGCATTTGCTGTAGAAGAGGTAAACGAGAACCCCAAGATATTGCCCAATATCACTCTTGGGTTCCATATCTATGACAGCTATTTTGATGCAAAGATGACCTATCGTACCACACTTGACTTGCTCTTCAAATCACATCGTTTCATCCTgaactacaaatgtgacactcaGAAAAACCTCATAGCCATCATCGGGGGACTTAGCTATGACACTTCTTTCCATATGGCTGACACCATATCcctctacaagattccacaggtggGGTTTGTGAATGTGGTGATATGTTAATTTCCACAATCTACACTTCTCCTGTTCCTTTATGAGTCCATTTATGTGTCCCATTCATTTATGAGTCCAATGCAAGATGCTCATATTAGTGTCTAAGGCCTGGACATTTTTTAGCCCTAAAGAACACAAAATGCCCTTTTGATAGTTCCCATTTTACTAGAAAATTTTACTAGAAAGGTTGCTGAATTTAACTCACACAGAAACTACCAATTGCTTCAACTATTTGTTGAATAAACAAGCATATACTCAAATAGAATTCTTCTGGTTTCCTTCTGTAATATGAGTACAATTTCCTTTAGCTCACTTATGGTTCATTTCCCACTGAGGAGGACAGTGATACAAGTCGCATCCCTTCCTTCTACCGCACAGTGCCTAATGAAGCCCACCAATACATGGGGATTATCAACCTGCTTAAGTATTTTGGGTGGACATGGGTTGGACTCTTTGTTGTGGATGATGAGAGCGGACAAAATTTCTTGCAGACTATGGAACCTTTGCTTTCCCAAAATGGAATGTGTTCAGCCTTCACACAAAGTCTCCCAAAATTACCCCATTTTGATATGTGGAATGAATTGTGTGATTCATTGTCGAGTCATTATACAGATCTTACTGATGACAAGGCCAATACAATCATCATCTATGGAGAATCTATGGCAACTATATGGCTGACAGCTAATGTCATTCTGCGAGATCCTGAAAATGTGAACAGATCATCACTTAGAAAGGTTTGGATCATAACAAGTCAGGTAGATTTCATATTGTTGGGGGTTCAAAGGACCTGGGATCTTGATCTCTTCCAAGGTGCCATTTGcttcacaattcactcaaaaacaatTATAGGGTTCAAGGAATTTCTTCAGAGCATAAAAATGGATGGTAGAGACGGAGATGGTTTTCTGAAGgacttctgggagcaagcatttgactgtACTTTTCCAAACCCCAGTGTCCTCGTGGACATCAGTGAACAATGTACTGGAGAGGAAAACCTGGAAAGCCTTCCAGATCCAATTTTTGAAAGGCGCATGACTGgtcacagctacagtatctacaatGCTGTGCATGTGGTGGCTCATGCTTTACATGACATTTATTTAACTAGGTCCAGGCACAGAACAAGGAGGGGTCATAAAATGTTCAAACTTCCAGAACTTCAGGCTTGGCAggtaatgtattttttaaaaaatagaacatTGTGTCCATTAGTATAATATAAGACAATTTCCAGGTTCTCATCTGGAATTGTACGTTTTATTCACTGAAAGCATCttgcacatccccccccccatgttgatctttattattgttaaaaatatacatttatacaacATTTATACAAgactctctgtttttgtttgtaacaaaaagaagcaaaaataCCTTGTACACCTAACAATACACATAACAATACaatttatgaagaagaagaaaagagacaaaagaaaagaaaggaaaggaaaaggagaatatgtatatgtttgtgtgtgtgtatgtgtgtgtgtgtgtgtgtgtgtgtaggcagttgaggttttaaaaagacttccaaaCATTCTCATTGTACAttatctgttttcatttttttcattacATTTCTGATTTTTTGTGAAGTTATTGGAATAACTAACTCCttaattttttcttttatattggcAACTATTTGATGTCTTTTTAGATATTGTTCTATATcatctttattttcttcctttttcttataTAACTCTTCAAAATATTTCACACATTCCTGCATTATTGTCTTTGGGTCGTCTATAATTTTTTCTCCTATTTTTAGCCTATTTATCAATTTTTCATGTTTCGTTTTCTTTATTTTCCAAGCCAAATATTTGCTGGGTTTATTAGAAAATTATTTTGATTCCAAATTTTTAAATTCCAATCCATTTCCTGTTCAACTTTTGTTTTGTATTCCaattttaataatttaatttccgtttttatattttccttttttggattttttaaaaattccttttcctttttttaaaaaaatcattcaatATTCTATTTTCCCCctcacctttttcttttcttcgtaTAGCATTTTTTTTATGAACTATCCTCTGATGACTGCTTTACTAGTATCCCAAATTATTCATGATTCTGTatctttttattaaatttaaataattctTGCAAAGTTTCTTTTGCATCTTCTAGTATCTTCTCATCATACAATAGTGAGTTGTTCAAATTCCATCTTCTTATTCCTACTTGCCACTCTAGTTTTAATTGAAGTAAAATCAGATTGTGGTCCGAAATTGTGTTTGGTAGGATCTGTGTCTCATTTATTCTCCCCAATAAATCTGTAGATAGCCATTTGGCATCAATCCTACTTGAAATTGTTTTGGTTCTAAGAAATAGGTGTAATCTATTTTTAACTCATGTTTGAACCTCCAGGAGTCTTTTAGATCCAAACTTTCCACCAATTTAAAGAACTTAGCGGGTAGTGAAAACATATTGCATATTATGGAGTTAATATTGTTACAGAACTGGGGTGGGGGTCCAACtattaataaatgctaggatttgaGTTTTTTTGTAATATGATGAGAGACTGAGGGTGTAAATAGGAGAATAAACCACATTTCTTGAAGCACAACAGACATTGCTGAGTCTTCTGTTCTCCAAAGAGACACAGACCCTGTGTGGGCACCTGAGATCCCATGTGCTTTTGCCACAGCTTGGCAGAGAGACAGGTGCCGGGCTTCTGTAACAATATCAACTATAGCAGAATTGCTGATTTTTCACTCTTGGTTATTGAGAAACAATACTAGTAAACAATACTAGAAAAGAACTGTGTTTCAAAATCATGGCATTATGTGCAAAATCTGCATTGCTTCCTCTCATTTCGTCTTTTTATCCTTCAATTAGCTTCACCCTTTTCTTGGTGATATTTCCTTTAACAACTCAGCTGGAGAATCCATGACCTTCACTGCTAAAAGGGAAATGGAAGGTGGATTTGACATCATGAACATGGTCACATTCCCAAACAGGTCTTTCCTCCGAATCAGAGTTGGGCAGGTGGATGACAATGCTCATGAAGGAAAGAAATTCATCATTCATGAGGACATGATCATGTGGCACAAAGGTTTTAACCAGGTCCAGATCCTTCATCATTCTTGTTACCCCCTGCATTAGCTACATAGATGTAGCCTGGCAGAAGAATCACTTCTTTTCTACATACAATCTGTCTTTTTTGGACAGGGTCATGGGAATAATGCGGCCATCTACCACATTGAAGGATTAGGTGCAACAAtgaactgtaaaaaaataaaaagaaaagaacccaATGCTATATTTTATGTAGTTGTTATCTGCACCTCATTTATATATGGCATTTCAAAATGTATTTGTGAGGCAGTAGTGGGTAGTCTCTATTTGCATTGCATAAGTGGCAAATCATCCCACCCCCGCAAATTTAAATGCCACGTAtaaaaagtctttaaaaaaatgaagaaagaaaataagaaaatgagAAAGGGGAACGGGGTATAGTAAATCACTATAACAATTGTTTACAGTTAACTATTGCATTTTTTAAGCTagtgtattttgtataaatgagTTCCAAGTTTAATTACAGATGTCTATTTAAAGTCGACATCTAGAAACAATCCACTCATACATGGTAGGCATAGTTAGGTCTTCAGTCCATTTAATAAATGGAGTCGTACATTAATCTTTCCAATGCAGCAATATCAGTCTTTCGGCCATAGGAAGGGTAAGGATAACCCATTCATGTTGTCTAGTTGTCAAATTCTATACACTATGTATGAAGTTAGTTCAAAATAATAGTATTCTctggtttttattgttattttttcacAATTACATTATATAATCCAGTACTTTCTCCTAAAATCTATTAATTATAGGACATTGTAAAAccatgtgttttaaagaagcgTTATCCTTATTACACAAAATGCTGTCTTAGACAATATTTTTCTACACAAACATAAAGACAATTCAGTGTGGGAATAGGGGTCAAATATTTTTCTGGTTTGACATTGCATTACATAACTTTCTCACTGACATAATTGTTTCCAGAGATACCAGTGTTCTGGTGTATTTTGATCCTAATACTGCCCATCAAACAGAAAAGCCTCAACTCAGACTCCTTTCTTGTATATGGATAGGTGACTCCTATTTCTCTTTGCAATGAGCACTGCCTCCCTGGttatcagaagaaaaggaaggaaggcgaAAAATTTTGCTGTTATGATTGTGCCGCATGTCCAGAAGGCAAGATTTCAAACCAAAATGGTATATGACAATGAaatcatattttctttttgttaGAAAGTGTTAATATGGCTTGTTTTCTAATACTGTATTTACAaatgttaatatatatatatatatatatatatatatatatatatatatatatagtacagtggtaccttggttctcaaacttaatccattccagaagtccgttccaaaaccaaagcattccaaaaccaaggcacactttcccatagaaagtaatgcaaaatgaatggattaatccactccagacttttaaaaacaactccaaaacaggaatttaacatgaattttactacctcTATTGTTGTTCTGTTAATGGTTCTCTTGACTTTgcagcttttatccatttccacagtcacacatgcaataaatcaatcagtagctgtactgggttctacacagtcacaaaaacaaatgaaacaggaaaaccacacaaacaaaaatgcaaaaaaattaaataaatagcaaaaacagtagcaccaaatataagctccaaatatctaATCGGAAGCGTGGGGCTCAAATCAGAAACACAACACTCCAACTGGAAGAGGAACACTCTAATCAGAACTAAAAACGTAGCACGTTTGGTTTTCGGGGAAAAATTCAGAAACCGGAACAGTTACTTCCAtgtttgcagcattcaggttcaaagttgtttgagaactaagctgatcgaaaaccaaggtaccactgtgcttcgcTTGGAATGATTTGCAAATGTTTCTCTGCTGACACCATTATCCTCTCAAGAATAATTAGTAAAACAAATACTCCTGGTGCAATACTTTCTACATAGATttgagagtaagccccaatgaagaTAGAATAATTTAGTttcaaattaaaggtaaaggtaaatgtacccctgaccgttaggtccagtcgcggatgactctggggttgcgagctCATCTCGCTCtttagggagccggcgtttgtccgaagacagcttccgggtcatgtggccagcatgactaagccatttctggcgaaccagagcagcgcacaaaaacactgtttacctttccaccagagtggaacctgtttatctacttgcactttgacgtgctttcgaactgctaggttggcaggagctgggactgagcaacgggaggtcaccccatcgtggggattcgaaccaccgtccttctgatcagcaagccctaggc
Protein-coding regions in this window:
- the LOC114583577 gene encoding vomeronasal type-2 receptor 26-like, which produces MGKVDTMKCPIQNPFPIPHEWYQPGDFIIGGIASQICYTFYEEFFKVHPSENMFELPHMMTKFYQHVLALAFAVEEVNENPKILPNITLGFHIYDSYFDAKMTYRTTLDLLFKSHRFILNYKCDTQKNLIAIIGGLSYDTSFHMADTISLYKIPQLTYGSFPTEEDSDTSRIPSFYRTVPNEAHQYMGIINLLKYFGWTWVGLFVVDDESGQNFLQTMEPLLSQNGMCSAFTQSLPKLPHFDMWNELCDSLSSHYTDLTDDKANTIIIYGESMATIWLTANVILRDPENVNRSSLRKVWIITSQVDFILLGVQRTWDLDLFQGAICFTIHSKTIIGFKEFLQSIKMDGRDGDGFLKDFWEQAFDCTFPNPSVLVDISEQCTGEENLESLPDPIFERRMTGHSYSIYNAVHVVAHALHDIYLTRSRHRTRRGHKMFKLPELQAWQLHPFLGDISFNNSAGESMTFTAKREMEGGFDIMNMVTFPNRSFLRIRVGQVDDNAHEGKKFIIHEDMIMWHKGFNQVTPISLCNEHCLPGYQKKRKEGEKFCCYDCAACPEGKISNQNDMDDCFRCPEDQYPNKNKNGCLSKTLNFISNEEPLGISLASIVLFFSIVTTLVFSTFVKHKDTPIVKANNRDLTYTLLISLLFCFLSSFLFLGKPGIATCLLRQTTFGMIFSVAVSCILAKTVTVVVVFMATKPGSNIKKWVGKKLAYSIVLSSCLIQANICTLWLTTTPPYPDLDMYSVTTEIIVQCNEGSVAMFYCVLGYMGLLAIASFSVAFLARRLPDSFNEAKFITFSMLLFCSVWLSFVPTYLSTKGKHMVAVEIFSILASSAGLLGCIFAPKCYIILLRPQLNSTRKVKKKQVRKPLKIISNALDSWK